Below is a genomic region from Deltaproteobacteria bacterium.
CGACATCATCACTACCTGCCCTTCCTGCAGCGCGAAAGATCTCTACCTCCAAAAAGACTTCCCCCGCAAAATTGCGATCAGCATTGTGGTGATCGGCATCATCACCAGTTTTTGGACCTATGGGATCTCGCTCCTGGTCGTGGCACTGATTGATTTTATCCTGTTTCGGCGTGTCAAATGGATGACAGTTTGTTACAAATGCCGGTCGGAATATCGAGGATACAAGCCGAATCCCGCCCATAAGGAGTTTGACAGGCACCTCGATGAATTGTACAGGTACGGCCCATGACCAAGTCCGGGTACCCGCCGTAGGCGGGTGGACGCGGAAATGGTTGGAGACGGGAGTCGGAAACCATGAAATTGACCCTTGCCCACAGCCCCGATGCCGATGACGCCTTTATGTTTTATCCCCTCTTTGAGGGGAAGGTTGACCTTCAAGGCCTGGAGTTCGAAGAGGTTCGCGAGGATATCGAGACCCTGAATCGGAAGTCTGAGGAGGGGGCCTATGATATCAGTGCGATTTCGCTCCATGTCTATCCAGCGATCCAGGGGAATTATCTCTTGCTCCCGACGGGGGCCTGCTTTGGGGAGAAGTATGGTCCGGTTCTTGTCTCAAATCGTCAACTCAAACCACGTCAGGTTTTGAGGCTTCGATGCGCGATCCCGGGGAAGAGGACAACCGCCTTTTTGGTCCTCAAATTTTGGGAACGGGCGATCTCAGGGGAGGGGCGTTCAGGGGTTTCTTATACCGAGGTCCCTTTTGATCAGGTGATGGAGAAGGTGGCGGCGAAACAGATGGATTTAGGTCTCGTGATTCATGAAGGGCAATTGACCTATACCGAGAAGGGGCTCTTCAAGGTCGTTGATTTGGGGGAGTGGTGGTATTCCCAGACGGAACTTCCTCTGCCTCTCGGTGCTATTGTTGTACGACGAGGCCTGGATTGGGAGACTCAAAAGAAGGTTTCAGAGGTGATCCAGTCCAGCATTCGGTATGCCTTGGAGCATAAGGAGGAGGCGGTTGCCTATGCCCTTCCCTTTGCGCGGGGGCTTGATCAAACCAAGGCGGCTGAGTTCATCGGGAAGTATGTCAATGAGATGACGGTGGCGATGGGGCGGCGAGGGCTGAAGGCGATTCGAGCCCTTTTCGAGAGAGGCTATCGGAATGGTGCTCTCTCCAGACGTGTTGATATGACCGATGCCATCTTGAGTTTCAAAAAAGGTGTGGAATCTGAACCGGGCGAAATGGGTGATGTTTCACATGAAACAGTGCCGAGTGAGGTTCCAGGTGAGACCCCTTCCGAGATCAAACCAGAAGAATCCCATTAATTTTTTTATTCGATTTCCCTGCCGGGACCGAACAGTCGGGCCTTCATGAGGTGAAGTTCCCCTTCTTTTTTCTTATTTTTTCGG
It encodes:
- a CDS encoding ABC transporter substrate-binding protein codes for the protein MKLTLAHSPDADDAFMFYPLFEGKVDLQGLEFEEVREDIETLNRKSEEGAYDISAISLHVYPAIQGNYLLLPTGACFGEKYGPVLVSNRQLKPRQVLRLRCAIPGKRTTAFLVLKFWERAISGEGRSGVSYTEVPFDQVMEKVAAKQMDLGLVIHEGQLTYTEKGLFKVVDLGEWWYSQTELPLPLGAIVVRRGLDWETQKKVSEVIQSSIRYALEHKEEAVAYALPFARGLDQTKAAEFIGKYVNEMTVAMGRRGLKAIRALFERGYRNGALSRRVDMTDAILSFKKGVESEPGEMGDVSHETVPSEVPGETPSEIKPEESH